The following nucleotide sequence is from Deltaproteobacteria bacterium.
TACATGGGGTAGAACTTGCTGAAGTGGAGAGGAACCTCCGGGCCCAACTCTTCTTTGATCCATCTCGACATCCTACGAACCTCATCCATATCGTCGTTTTTCGTCGGAATCACGAGATTTACGATCTCCAGATGGACACCCCGTCGGCGAAGAGCCTTGAGAGTTCGAAGCACGGGTTGGAGAGTCCCCTCGGTCATGCTCCTGTAGTAGTCTTCGGTAAAACCCTTGAGGTCGATGCACGCCGCGTCAAGAAATTCCATCAGTGTTTCAAGCGGTTCAGGATTTATGTATCCGTTGGAATGATAGACGTTGAGTATGCCCTGTTTTCGGGCCTCCACACCCACGTCCAACATGTATTCGAAGAAAATGGTGGGTTCCACATAGGTGGAGGCGATCGACCGGCATCCATACTCCTCTGCCAAGTCAACAACCTCTCTAGGGGGAAGGTCGACATTCACCGTCTCTTCGGGTGTGGCCTGAGAGATCTCCCAGTTCTGGCAGAACTTGCAGTCAAAGTTGCAACCCGCCGTGGCGATGGAAAAAGACCTCGACCCAGGGAGCACATGGAAAAATGGCTTCTTTTCGATGGGATCGACATGGACGGCACAGGGGTTCCCGTAGACGAGAGTGTAGTACTTTCCCTTCCGGTTTTCTCGTACCCCGCAGTACCCGCGCTCCCCGGGGGCAACACGGCACTCCCGTGGGCAGAGGGTACACTCCACATATCCGTGCTCCAACGGCACGAAGAGAGGCGATACCTTGAGCCGTGTGAATCCAGGCTTTCCCCGCAATACCCTGCCGACCGCTCTTCTCAACCATGGGCCTGCCAGGGCTGTACCGGAGAGGGCGAAAAAAGCGGACCAACGGATACACCTGCCGAGAAAATCCCGCCGGCTCACCCAGCTCAGGACCGATGGTCCTTCCATGGCTCCGCCTCTCTGGTCGGATCCCACTCCATCCTCAGAATATGTCTGCAGAGAACTTATAGATCTTCGTCTCCTTCTCCTTCCAGGCATCCTTGTGAAGACCGGCCTTGTAACAGGTGTGCTCCAGGAAGGTCGTCCGATCCCAGCCGTATTCCGTGGCTACCTGGGGGAGGAGAAGGCCGCTGTAAAACCCCTTCTCGATATAGATTCCGTCTTTCCCGACCTCGATCTCCTCCACATTCTCGACTCTTGTAAGAGGGGTCATCACGGAGATCTCGATATCCAGATCGTCCAGCTCTTGCGGAGAGACCGGCGGAAAACGCGGATCATTGAAGGCCGCCTCTTCTGCCATGGCCGCAACGGTTTTGTAAAGGGGCCTGCTGGCCCGAATGCTGCCGATACAACCTCTAAGCTCGTCTCCCTTCTTGAGGGTTACAAAGGCACCCCTCTTCTCATTGAGCCTCTCGGAAGGGGGCTTGAATTCGGGAACCGGTCTGCCCAGGACTCGACTTTCGATGACCGTCCTGGCAACTCGTAGGAGCCACTCTTTCTCCTGCCCTGTCAGACCGAGATCGACACCGACCCGCTGATCCCTCCTCCTCTTTTCTCTCTCCTCACTCATTTTCGTCCCCCTCCATCCCTCTCACCCCTTCGGACTACCCCCTGGAAGACTAGAAGACCTGAGCGGTAAAAAGATAGATCCGGGATTTCTCGCTTCGCCAGGCGTCCACTGGCAGACCTGCCTTACGTGACAGATGCTCCAGGAGGGTCTCTCGATCCCATCCGTTCTCCAGAGCCACCTGGGGCAGCAGGACACCTCTGTGTCTCCCCTGTAAGATAAAAACCCCATGCTTCCCTATGACAATCTCATCCACTCCTTCGAGGGGCTTCAAAGGCCCGAGAACAGATATCTCGATCTCGAGATCGTCGAGTTCGTCCTTCCCCAGGGGCGGAAATCGCGGGTCAGACGTACCGGCCTGGATGGCCATCCTCTCCACCGTCAAATACAGGGGCGTACTCGCCGTAAGGCATCCGATACAACCCCTGAGCCGCCCTCCTTTCTTGAGGGTCACGAAGACCCCTCGGCGCTCCTCCAGTCGCTTTGAGAAAACAGCGAAGTGTGGGAGGGCCTCCCCCCTCACGGCAGATGCTATCGCCCTTCTCGCAATGGTACGAAGGGCAGCCTGCTCTCTCTGCGTGAGGCCGTGCTCTTGGGTTTCCAGGCGCGGCGAGCACAGTGGCTCGCGTGCCCAAACCGACCCGAAGGATGCCAGACAAAGCAGAGCAACCCATGTCTTGACCGTGCCCTTGGATCGTTCGAAGCCTACAGGCATTTCCGACTGTCCAGGAGGATCGTCACGGGTCCGTCGTTGACGAGATGGACTTCCATCGCCGCCTGGAAAATTCCGCTCTCCACCGGAAGCCCCTGCTGGCACATCTTTTCAATGAAATACCCGTACAGTCTCTCCGCGACATCGCCTGGAGCGGCGCCCGTGAAGGAGGGACGCCGTCCCCTACGGCAGTCCCCGTACAGAGTGAACTGGGAAACGACCAGTATCCCCCCTGCCACGTCTCTCACAGAGAGACTGAACTTCCCCGATGTATCCGGAAATATTCTCAAGCCGGCAATCTTGGAGGCGAGGTAGTCGGCATCTTTGGGCTCATCCCCGTTTCCCACACCAAGGAAGACCAAGAGACCCCGCTCGATCCTCCCCTCGGTCCTCCCCTCGATGGAAACCCGGGCTGACTTGACCCGCTGAATTACCGCTCTCATCGTGATGGTCTTGGCTGCAGGCTCTCCCGTCTACTCCTGCTTCTGGGCTTGGATGATCCTCTCAGCCTGATGGGCAGGGACTTCCTCGTAGTGGTCGAATTCGAGTGAAAAGGACCCCCTCCCCCCTGTCATGGATCTGAGGTCGGGATCGTACTTGAGAACTTCAGCCATGGGCACGAGGGCCTTGATGACCTGGTAGTTTCCCCTGCTGTCCACACCCAGGACGCGGCCTCTCCGGCTGTTGATATCCCCGATGACATCCCCCATGTGCTCATCAGGGACGACCACCTCCATCCTCATGATCGGTTCAAGCAGTACCGGGCTGGCCTCCTTGGCCCCCTTCTTGAAACACATGGAGGCGGCGATCTTGAAGGCCATCTCTGATGAGTCAACCTCATGGGACTTGCCGTCGTAGAACCGGATCTTCAGATCGACAACAGGGTATCCGGCCAGAACTCCAGATCTCATGGCCTCGGCGATCCCCTTTTCAACGGCGGGAACAAAATTCCTCGGCACGTTCATGCCCGTCAGCGCATTCTCGAATTCAAACCCCTTACCCCTCTCAAGGGGGGTGATATCAAAATGGACTTCGGCAAACTGCCCCCGCCCCCCGGTCTGCTTCTTGTGCCGGTAGATGACCCCCTTGACCGGCTTCTTTATGGTCTCCTTGTATGGAACCTTGGGAGCTTCTAGATCGACTTCCACGCCGAACTTGCGCTTGAGTTTGTCCACCACCACCTCGACGTGAACCTGTCCCATCCCTGAAAGAATGATCTCCTTGGTCTGCTCGTCCCGGCCGACCCTGATGGTGGGGTCCTCCTCCATTAGTCGTTGCAGGGCCGAAGCCACCTTGTCTTCATCCCCTTTACTCTTGGGCTTGAGAGCAAAGGATATGACCGGCTCGGATCTGGGAGGGGGGCTGAACACGATGGGTCGCTTCTCGTCACAGAGGGTATCGCCGGTCCTCGTCTCCTTCAGCTTGGCTACAACGGCGATATCTCCAGTTCCGGCAAACCCGACCGGTTTCTGCTTCTTTCCCACCATGACGAAGATCTGTCCCACCCGTTCCTTTATCTCTCTCGTCCCGTTGTACACGGTGGAATCAGGGCTGAGAGCCCCCGAATAGACCCTGAAGAGGGTCAGCTTTCCCGCAAAGGGGTCTGCAACCGTCTTGAATACAAGGGCAGAGAAGGCCTCGTCCTCTCTCAGCTCTCTTGTCTCCACCTCTCCTGTCTTGGGGTTCTTCCCCTCAACGGTTACCCTCCAGTCTGGTGGGGGAATACAGGCATTGATCAGGTCGAGAAGCGCTGCCACCCCGAAGTTTCTGACCGAGGAACCGCAAGCCACCGGGGCAAAGATCAATTCCTTCACCCCCTTGCGCAGGCAGGAAAGGAGATCTTCCTCTGTGAGTTCTTTTCCCTCGAGATACTTCTCCATCAGGCTGTCATCGGCTTCCACCAGGGTTTCGATCATCTTCTCCCTTCTTGCCTCCGCGTCTGCCTTCAGGTCAGCTGGAATCTCCTCGGTCTTGAAACTCCCGCTCCCGTCGCCCTCATAGACATGGGCCTTCATCTTGATGAGGTCCACCACTCCTTTGAAATCTCCCTGTTGGCCCAGGGGTATCAACACCGGAACGGCCCGAACCGAGACCAGGCACTTCCCTATCTCCTCGACGACTCCGTCAAAATCCGCCCTCTCCATATCCATTTTGCTTATGTAGATGATTCTTGGAATCTTCATCCTGTTGGCGAGATTCCAGAGTTCCTCGGTCTTGACTTTGACTCCTGTGTTGGCACCGAGGACCATGATGATTCCGTCCACCACGGTCATGCAAACCTTCCCGTCGTCGATAAAGTTCGGGTCACCCGGCGTATCGATGAGATTGATCCTGTGTTTCTTCCACTCACACTGGGCAAAAGAAGCCGTGAGGGTCATCCTCCTCTGGACTTCCTCAGGCTCATAATCCATCAGGGAAGAACCCTCATCCACCCGGCCCAGGCGGTTGTTCTCACCGGTAGCAAAAAGGACGGCCTCGGCAAGGGAAGTCTTCCCATCGCTTCCATGGCCGTAAAGACCGACGTTCCTGATCTTCTCAGTCTCGAACTTTTTCATCAAACTTGACCCCTGCGTAATAGAGATGGACTCGCCACGGCTTAGTCAGAAAAATTACTGTCTTTCATGGTAAATGTCAACAACGCTGCCAAGGTCGACGTCCGGACTGCGGACAAAGCCTGTCAGCCGGTCCGGCGCGGGTCTTTGTGTGACTCAGGAGCGAGGGCGGCTTTTTCGCTGACAGCCAACCAACAACCGGTGACAATCCTCGATCAAAAACTCACCAGGCCCCAGGGAGGCGGCCCTTGACAAGGAGTGACAACTCCCTTAGATTTGCTTCCCGGTCTATTGCCGGAGTAAGGAGACAAGGAGCCGATCATGAAAAGCCAAGTCTACTTTGCAAATCTCAGAATCGATTCACGGTCCAACGTCCTCGACAAGCTGGAGCGTTTGATGTCGAGGGCCGCACCGGAAAAGCTCGTCGAGTCAGGCGACCTCGTGGCGGTCAAGCTCCATTTCGGAGAGCCCGGCAACTCGTCCTATGTCCGGCCCATCTTCCTGAGGCGGATCCTCTCGCACATCCAAGGGCTCGGGGGCAAGCCCTTTCTCACCGACACAAACACCCTTTACAGGGGTGAGAGGTCCGAATCGGTATCCCATCTCAGGGCGGCCGTGGCAAACGGCTTCGGCTTCTCTTCTGTCGGCGCTCCGCTCATCATCGCCGACGGACTCATGGGAAACGCCTCGGTTAGGGTCGCCATCAATGGAAATTTCTTTCAGGAAATCACCGTGGCTCACGACATCTACTATGCAGACTGCCTGGTGAGCGTCGCCCATTTCACGGGCCACGAATTCACTGGCTTCGGCGCCACCATCAAGAATCTCGGCATGGGGGGGGTCAGCCGAGAGGGGAAACTGAGTCAGCATTCCAATCTGGGCCCGAAGGTGAACCGTAAGAAGTGCAAGGCATGCGGCATATGTGCGGAGAAGTGTGCCTTTGAGGCCATATCCATGGTCAGGGGAAAAGCCCGTGTCCATCTTGAGAAGTGCAAGGGCTGCGGCATCTGCATCGTGGTCTGCCCCCAGGGGGCCATAGCGATCCAGTGGAACAGAGAGGTTCCCCTTTTTCAAAAAAAACTCGTTGAACATGCCCTGGGTGTGCTCCAAAACAAGAAGGGGAAAGCCTTTTTCTTCAACTTCCTCCTGCAGGTGAGCCCTCACTGCGACTGCGCCGGAGCAAACGACGCTCCGATCGTGGGAGACATCGGAATCCTCGCTTCCACAGACCCTGTGGCCATCGACCAGGCTGCTGTAGACCTTGTAAATGCGGCCCAGGGCAACCCCGGCTCAAAACTCACCAAGAATCTGAACCCGGGTGAGGATAAGCTCCGCGGTCTCTATCCTGAAGTCGATTGGGAGGTCCAACTCGAGTACGGCGAACAGATGGGGCTTGGAAGTCGGACCTACGATCTCGTCCCTGTGTGAATGAGGCCCGTCTGTCTGCCGCCCAACGCCTATCCGCTCACTGCCGTTTTCTCCTGGAAAACCTCCTCCTCCAGAAGGCGAGACCGAGAAGCCCGGCCACGGCTGCAGAGGCCAACGCGTAGTACAGAACATAGGATCTGACCTGCACATCCTGGCTCGCGAGCAGGTCAACCTCCTTGCTCGGAAACCCCTCGCCCTCGAAAACGAGCTTTCCCACAACCTCTCCCTGCTTGATGGGGGCCTTTACCGACGAGGGGATCTCCTCTCTCACGGGGAGGGAGCCTTCCATGGCCTTCGGAACCGTTACGACCACCGACCGAGCCGCCACAAGCGCTAGCTGAGGAGGAGTGCCGTTCGGCACGTCCACCCTGGCGACGACATCTCCCTTTTTTACCAGGGCACGGTTCGAGAAGTTCTTGAACCCGTATCCGATGAGTTTCAATGCGTCATTGTTGCGATGGTCCGCAGTATCTGCTCCCATGACAACGCCGATGATTCTCCGGTCTCCCTTCTTGGCCGTGAAAAGGATATGGTAGCCCGAAGTCTTCAAGTACCCCGTCTTGAGACCGTCCACCCCCACCCCGAGCCCTAGGAGGGGATTCCAGTTTTTCTGCTTTATTCCGCCGTAGGTATATGTCCGGAGGGCATGAAACTCCAGCGCCTCTGGGTGATCGTGGAGGTAGTGAAGTCCGAGAACGGCCATATCCATGGCGCATGTATGTTGGCCCTCTCTCGGCAACCCGTGGGGATTCACGAAGCGGGTGTGCTCCATGCCGAGAGCGCGCGCCTTCTCGTTCATCTCGTGGACAAAGACCTCCTCGGAACCCGTGAGAAACTCCGCAATGGCCAGAGCCCCGTCGTTTGCCGATATGGTGGCGACCCCCTTGATCAACTCGATGAACTTGACCCTGTCTCCCACCTCGAGAAACATCTGGGAGCCTCCCATTTTCCAGGCTCTCTTGCTGACAAGGACCTGGTCGTCAAACTTCACATCTCTCCTCTTGAGAGCATCAAAGGCGAGATACAGGGTCATCACCTTGGTAAGGCTCGCAGGGGCGAACCGTTCCTCGGGATTCTTCTCGAAGAGTATCTGGCCGGTTGTTCCATCCAACAGCACGGCGGATGGTGCGTGGAGGGTAAGGTTCGGCTGGGACCAGGATCCGGCCGACCGAGCCGGACAGATCAAGAATATCCCCACTCCAAGAACGATCCAGGGAAAGAGCCACTCTTTTTTCATTTTTCCTTCCTTCTCTCGTAGCCGGTGCTGGACAAAAGACTTAGAGGGCAGGAACCCCCCTTCTCCTGGAAAAACCGGCAACCTAATACTCGACCTCCACCAGAAACAGGCCACGGGGCGGAGCGGCTATCCCTGCCCGCCTCCGGTCCCGCATCCTGAGAATCTCCTCAAGGTCTTCGGGATCCCTCGCTCCTCTGCCCACCTCTACCAGGGTCCCCACGATGTTTCTCGCCATCTGTTTGAGGAAACCATCAGCCCTGATCCGGATTGATATCACTCCATCTGCGTCTTTGAGAATCTCCAGACCCGTCAAAGTGCGAAGTGGATTGAGGTTGTCCGATCCGGCAGACCGAAAGGATGTGAAATCATGAGTCCCGAGAAGCACCCTCCCCGCCTCCTCCATCCTGGAAAGGTCCAGTCTCTGAGGGACGTGCCAGGAGAACCTCCGCCGGATGGGCGAGCAGACCGGACTATTGAGGATTCTGTATTCGTAGACCTTGCCCTTGGCGTCCAACCTGGAGTGGAAGTCGAGGCTCACCTCTTCTACCCCTCTCACGGCAATGTCAGGAGGGAGGAGGCTGTTCACTCCCTTTCTGAAGGCCTCCAGGGGCCTTCTGCTTTCCGTCCTAAAGTTGGCCACCTGACCCAGGGCGTGCACGCCCGCGTCGGTCCTTCCGGCTCCGATGAGCAAGACACTCTCCCCTGCAATTACGCCTATCTTTTCCTGGAGGGTTCCCTGAATCGTATTCAAATTCGGTTGGACCTGCCATCCGTGGTAAGCCGTCCCGTCGTACTCTATGGTGAGCTTGATGTTTCTCATCCTCTTACTGCCGCCCTCTCCTCAGAACCCTGTGCAGGAAGCCGGACCTGATCTCGATCGCCCCTTCGGGGCAGACCTCCTGGCAGCAGAAACATCGGATGCATCTATCCCGATCAATGACAATGCCTCCGGCCCCGCGTTTCATCGCCCCGGGAGGACAGACCTTGACACAGCTCAGGCACTCACTGCATCGGCTCCGTTCGATCACGGGTCGGGGCACCAGCACATCCTTCACAAGACCTCTGATGAACCCCGGGACACCCCAGGTTAGATCCGCAGCCACGGGGAGTTTGAAAGGAGCAACGGACAGCTCCCGCAACGAAGGCCCAAGTACTTCTATCAACTCCGGGGCGGCTACGCCGATGCCGCACTCAATGGCCGCCTGCGTCGTCCACAATCTCTCCCTGGGCAGACCGAGAATGTGGGTGACCGTCGAGTCAAGAGCAACACAGTCGGTTCCTGCAAGAATCATCCCAAGGGGTCTCGCCGTCCCGCTGCTCGGTCCGTTTCCCTCCATGGCCACGATTCCGTCCATGACGGTCAGGCCCGGCTTCAGGGTCGAGTAGAGTTCAACGAGCATCCTGGCGAAGTATGTCCTGTCCACCCCTGCCTTGAGATGCCAAGCGGCCTTGCGGGTGCCCGGGACGCACCCGAACATGTTCTTCACCCCCAGGGTAAGCAGCATCTGCCCGTGGGTCTTGATCTTGGGAAGGTTGATGACGAAGTCTGATTCCACGGCCTCTCGGGCGACCTCGAATCTCCGGAATATGAACCCCTCTGGTGCCCGTACCCGAAGGATTTCCCGGAAGTCGACGACCCGGCACCCCGCCTCCTCCGCCACCTGGGCGATTCCAGCTTTGGCAGCCACACGAAGGGCTGTTCCGACAGCCGGGCTGTCTCCCACCACGGGTACACCCCCTGCCGCCTTGACCATCTCTATTACGGCTTTGACCACCATCGGGTGAGTCGTCACACCCTTCTGTGGAGTAGAAGAGACCAGAAGGTTCGGCTTCAGCAGGACCTTCTGCCCGGCCTTGACAAAGCGGCCCATTCCACCCAGGCGGCCTACAGACTCTTTGACCGCCTCTGACACTCTCTCGTACTCGTAGCCTTCACAGCGGACAACCGAAACCTGGACTTTCATGGTCTTAAAAACATAACCAGCCGTCCCATGGCCTGTCAACAGTCCCCGGGGACGCCCCGCCTTGGTCGTGGCTCGTGGTCGTGGCTCGTGGTTCGTGTTCGTGGGGAAGAAGCAGAAATCCCCACCCGCGAAGCTCGAGAGGGTCACCGCGTGAGCTTGGGAGCGAAGGGGCAAGGGTGTTCTCCAAAAGTCAGGAAACTCCAGAAAAGGCCCTTTTCCCTTGACTAGAGAATATCCGCTTCCTATACTTGTTGTTTTGAATGTCGCGGGAGAGGTAAGGCGGCCATGAGAGTCATAAAGATAGGCGGGGGAAGCCTTGCCGAGAAGGAGCAGATCGGTGAGATTGTCCGCATCATCCTCCAGAGGGGCAGGGGAAACGTGGTGGTTCTCTCGGGTCTGGGGGGAGTGACGGACTCTCTTGCCGCCGGCATCGAGAGGGCTTTGGTTTCGGAAGAGAATATCGCCGGCGTGATCCAGGGGCTCCGGGAGATGCACCTCCCGCTGCTGGAATTTCTCGTTTCGCAGCCCGAACTGCGCGATAGCACAGCCGCCTCCATGGAGGATCTTCTCTCACGCCTCGAACGTCTCTATTTCGGCCTCACATTCACGGGAGAGGTCACCCCCCGGCTCAAAGACATGATAATGACCTTTGGGGAGAGGCTCTCGGTCATGCTTTTCACAGGAGCCCTCAAGAGCAAGGGGGTGGAAACCGTGGGATACACGGCCGAGGAGATCGGCATCATCTCCGACGGCCAGTACGGAAGCGCCACGGCACTCATGAAACCGACTCGCACAAACCTCAGGCAAAGACTCCTCCCCGCGGTCACTGAAGACCGGATCGTCCTGGTGACCGGGTATTTCGGCGTCAACACGCATGGGTGCGTGACCACCTTCGGCAGGGGGGGCAGCGACTACAGCGCCGCTGTGGTCGCCGCGGCCCTGGACGCAGAGTGCCTCGAAGTCTGGAAAAACGTGGACGGCTTCATGAGTGCCGATCCCGCCTTCGTACCCGAAGCCGACATGATTCCTGTTCTTTCTTACGAAGAGGCCGCAGAGCTCTCCTATTTCGGAGCCAAGATTCTGCATCCCAACACCGTGGAGCCCCTGAAAGGATCCGGGATTCCCCTGACTGTCAGAAACACCTTCCATCCTGATCGAGAGGGGACCCTGATTACAAGAAAGACGGACCGTACCAAGACGGTCGTAAAGAGCATCGCCCACAACACGGATGTAGGGGTCTTGAAGATTCACTCTTCCGGGCTCGGTGCCAAACCAGGAGTCCTGGGAGCAATCGCCACCCATCTGAGCGGCAAAGGGATCAACATCACATCCGTTGTCACTTCACAGACCTGTATCAGCCTTCTCCTCGGACGAGAAGATATGGAAAAGGGCTACCAGGAGATCAGGAACATCCGTCCCAGGCCCTATGTGCATTTGGAAAAAGCCGGCGATTTGGCCCTCGTGGGAATAGTGGGCAAAGGACTGGCCGAAAAGAGGGGGATCGCCGCCCAGGTGTTTACCGCTGTTGCAGAGTCCGGCGTCAATATCGAGATGATCTCTATGGGACCTTCAAGAGTTGCCTATTACTTCATGGTCAAGGAGCACGATCTCAAGCCCGCCCTGAGGGCGGTTCATCGATCCTTTTTCGGCTAGCCCCCCGGCCTTCACAAAACAGGAGAGCTCTCAGAGCTTCAAGGTCGAAATCCCGGGGGCAGATTCTCCTTGCCGGTCAGCTTCTCCACCACGATCTCAACGACGGCGACATTCTGAACCGTCTCCCTGGTCAGCGGAGAAAGCTTAGTCCCGGGCTGGTACTTCTCCGTGAGCTGGTTGAGAACCCTGATCTTCTCCTCCGGGTCCTCAACCAGGCGGGCCAGCCCCAGGATGATGACGCTCAGGTACGCGAAACTCGCCGTACAGGGAGAACCCGATGCCGGGATGTATTCGACGGCCTCGTCCACCTCAAAACAGACCCTGGGGTTCAGGGCGAGATCGCCCATCTTCTCCCCCTGGAAAGACGAGTGGAAATAGATCCTCCCCTTCGAGTAGAGGAAGTTGACGGGTTTGATCATTGGGCCTCCCTCTTGCGAGAGGGTTCCCAGCCTCCCCACCTGGGCCCTCTGGAGGATCTCCTCTACCCTCTGCCTCGATTTGATCTCTCTCTCCTCCCTCCTCATATCCCCGGTCTCCAAAACCCGTCTGTCCTGAACCTCAATTCCTGCCCGAAAGCTCTATCCTGCCGTCCCGGTAAAGAGGGACGATTTCCGTCAAATCCAGCTGAGCGCAGTAACGGAGATCCTGTTCTGCTCCAATCCTGACAAGATGCCTGCCGTGAAAACTCGCCTTGAACATACCTACCAGGTCTTCTCTGAAATGATCGTAAAGAATCCGAGAGGCCAGCGCAGAATCGGTCAGTTCGGCTGTCTCTCCCAACTCCTTCCGCACCACGGCAGCCACTCCGCCGCCGCAGACCGCATCTTCCAGCGAGAATCCCCCCTCCCGCCCCGAAAGGATCACCACCACGTCCCTCCCCTCTCTCACACAGTATCCGCCCACGGCCCTCAGATTCAAGAAGGAAGCGACCACACCCGTTGCCCCTTTCGGGAGGGCCCGAAAGGCCCGCGATCCATTGGTCGTTGTAAAAACTACGGTCTGCCCCCTTATTCGGCCAGGGGTATATTCCAACGGGGAGTTGCCCAGATCGAATCCCTCAACAATGAGGCCTCCTCTCTCGCCTCCGAGGAGGACTTTTTCTCTCGAATCTTCTGCCAACCGGAGCGCTTCTTCCACCTCGGCCACGGGCAGAATAGACCTGCAGCCGTTCATGAAAGCGGTGACTATCGTGGAGGTCGCCCTGAGCACGTCGATGACTACAAAGACCGGATCGTTGTTTTCCCGGCCCGAAATCATCAGAGGAGTAAACTGACAATCGACCTTCATGGAACCTTGGAAGAGGATGCTTCCAACTCCTTCTCGATCAATTCGATCTTCTTGTCCAGCTCTTCGACCCTCTTTCCATAGACCCTGGATCGGACCGAACTGCTCTTGAATCGTCTCTTCAGCGCTTGCTGGCGGACTTTTTCGGCTTCCAGTTCGTCCTTTTGCCCGCGGAGAGCCTCGATTCTCTTCTCCTCATCCTTCTTCGCGGCCTCCGAAACACTCGAGTCCGCTACCTTGTCAGGATGCTCCGGCTGAACTTCCGGGCTCGCTCCCTCCTCCTCTGGGGAGCTCTGCACAGGGGAGCCTTCCCTTGGATGCTTCGAGACTCTCTCCTCCCTTACCCCTATCCGGCGGCCTCTGGGGACCAGGTCGATCCTGTCTACGATGTGGACCTTACCCGCCTCGTCGGTCCAGTAGTACAGCTCGCCTGACCCCGCGTGAGAGACCGGAGCAGCGACAAGGAAGGCTATCCAGACAATCAGCCCCAGAACACTTGCCGCCCGTCTGAAATCCATCCTGAGCCTGGGGATTCTATCTATAATAGACCACCCCG
It contains:
- a CDS encoding DUF362 domain-containing protein yields the protein MPLRSQAHAVTLSSFAGGDFCFFPTNTNHEPRPRATTKAGRPRGLLTGHGTAGYVFKTMKVQVSVVRCEGYEYERVSEAVKESVGRLGGMGRFVKAGQKVLLKPNLLVSSTPQKGVTTHPMVVKAVIEMVKAAGGVPVVGDSPAVGTALRVAAKAGIAQVAEEAGCRVVDFREILRVRAPEGFIFRRFEVAREAVESDFVINLPKIKTHGQMLLTLGVKNMFGCVPGTRKAAWHLKAGVDRTYFARMLVELYSTLKPGLTVMDGIVAMEGNGPSSGTARPLGMILAGTDCVALDSTVTHILGLPRERLWTTQAAIECGIGVAAPELIEVLGPSLRELSVAPFKLPVAADLTWGVPGFIRGLVKDVLVPRPVIERSRCSECLSCVKVCPPGAMKRGAGGIVIDRDRCIRCFCCQEVCPEGAIEIRSGFLHRVLRRGRQ
- a CDS encoding aspartate kinase translates to MRVIKIGGGSLAEKEQIGEIVRIILQRGRGNVVVLSGLGGVTDSLAAGIERALVSEENIAGVIQGLREMHLPLLEFLVSQPELRDSTAASMEDLLSRLERLYFGLTFTGEVTPRLKDMIMTFGERLSVMLFTGALKSKGVETVGYTAEEIGIISDGQYGSATALMKPTRTNLRQRLLPAVTEDRIVLVTGYFGVNTHGCVTTFGRGGSDYSAAVVAAALDAECLEVWKNVDGFMSADPAFVPEADMIPVLSYEEAAELSYFGAKILHPNTVEPLKGSGIPLTVRNTFHPDREGTLITRKTDRTKTVVKSIAHNTDVGVLKIHSSGLGAKPGVLGAIATHLSGKGINITSVVTSQTCISLLLGREDMEKGYQEIRNIRPRPYVHLEKAGDLALVGIVGKGLAEKRGIAAQVFTAVAESGVNIEMISMGPSRVAYYFMVKEHDLKPALRAVHRSFFG
- a CDS encoding pyridoxamine 5'-phosphate oxidase family protein, giving the protein MRREEREIKSRQRVEEILQRAQVGRLGTLSQEGGPMIKPVNFLYSKGRIYFHSSFQGEKMGDLALNPRVCFEVDEAVEYIPASGSPCTASFAYLSVIILGLARLVEDPEEKIRVLNQLTEKYQPGTKLSPLTRETVQNVAVVEIVVEKLTGKENLPPGFRP
- a CDS encoding 2-phosphosulfolactate phosphatase — translated: MKVDCQFTPLMISGRENNDPVFVVIDVLRATSTIVTAFMNGCRSILPVAEVEEALRLAEDSREKVLLGGERGGLIVEGFDLGNSPLEYTPGRIRGQTVVFTTTNGSRAFRALPKGATGVVASFLNLRAVGGYCVREGRDVVVILSGREGGFSLEDAVCGGGVAAVVRKELGETAELTDSALASRILYDHFREDLVGMFKASFHGRHLVRIGAEQDLRYCAQLDLTEIVPLYRDGRIELSGRN
- a CDS encoding DUF4124 domain-containing protein, producing MDFRRAASVLGLIVWIAFLVAAPVSHAGSGELYYWTDEAGKVHIVDRIDLVPRGRRIGVREERVSKHPREGSPVQSSPEEEGASPEVQPEHPDKVADSSVSEAAKKDEEKRIEALRGQKDELEAEKVRQQALKRRFKSSSVRSRVYGKRVEELDKKIELIEKELEASSSKVP